The Colias croceus chromosome 19, ilColCroc2.1 genome contains the following window.
CTCCGCTGGTGTTTTGAAAAAGAAATACAATAAGACACTTCGCAACTTCTCCAATATAGTGGAACTTCTATATAGCGACGTATTCACTTGCCCCGGATTCAAGCAATTGACCACTATGCTGGTATCCTTTAATCGCCTAGCCAGTTCTTTAGTAAAGAGGATATTGCATAACTTACTGTTGGCATACGACTGAATATAGCCAGTTGTTTCGTCATCTATCCCGTCGATTGTTCCAAACTTGTGCCAGGCTGATGAAACAACTACTATTCTACTAGGCGCTCCGGCTTTCAGCATGGGTATCAGAAGATTGGTCAATAAGAAGGGGCCAAAGTAATTTATCTGCATGTCTTTCAAAAGTCCATCGTTGGTACGTTCGCGCGTAGTGCATATAGCTCCCGCATTGTTTACCAAAACGTCCAGTTTCGCTTCTGTAGTGCTCAATTCGCGGCAAAACTGTCTCACCGATGATAGAGAGGTTAAATCCAAATGTATATAGCGGACTCTTTTGTTTTTGGTCAGTTTTGTTATGACTCTCACAGCACGTTCGCCCTTCTTGTCATTTCGACAAGCTATTATTACTTTGGCTCCTCGCTTAGCCAGTTCTAATGCTGTTTCGAACCCTATACCACCACTAGCGCCAGTCACCAC
Protein-coding sequences here:
- the LOC123700314 gene encoding retinol dehydrogenase 14-like; protein product: MWLVWIVLAVLGIKVFNKLTSGKCYDDTVMSGKVVVVTGASGGIGFETALELAKRGAKVIIACRNDKKGERAVRVITKLTKNKRVRYIHLDLTSLSSVRQFCRELSTTEAKLDVLVNNAGAICTTRERTNDGLLKDMQINYFGPFLLTNLLIPMLKAGAPSRIVVVSSAWHKFGTIDGIDDETTGYIQSYANSKLCNILFTKELARRLKDTSIVVNCLNPGQVNTSLYRSSTILEKLRSVLLYFFFKTPAEGAQTSVYVAVSDDCDVVTGAYFEDCKEVRPSAKAEDENLARQLWTISEKLVNLKPDEMSGVLT